A genomic segment from Nitrosopumilus sp. K4 encodes:
- a CDS encoding DUF6293 family protein gives MIQLATLGLTPVVVEEGLKKSLPEKLYIIHTKKESNYDFEKEAKKLKKKIEEQYKIPTILEKVDAFDMDKIIHSLLNIIYKEKKANANLSKKDFAINITGGTKLMVSAATVAAYLAGTRVYYVMEASKHRGEELVKELPMPVIPEKDDKGNTSKITKIVLEKIKKLGKCTYSMLLEEVRKDTRVKKNQRIEYHLAKLQTNDLITVTRGWEKPSKNKMTGKSLVDNKKNTIQLTPSGEYYAEFSDLLGSIL, from the coding sequence ATGATTCAATTAGCTACACTTGGATTGACACCAGTTGTTGTTGAAGAAGGATTGAAAAAATCACTTCCTGAAAAATTATACATTATTCATACAAAAAAAGAATCAAACTATGATTTTGAAAAAGAGGCAAAGAAACTCAAAAAGAAAATTGAAGAACAATACAAAATACCAACAATTTTAGAAAAAGTTGATGCATTTGATATGGACAAAATTATCCATTCACTTCTAAATATTATCTATAAAGAAAAAAAGGCCAACGCTAACCTGAGTAAGAAGGATTTTGCCATAAATATCACAGGTGGGACAAAATTGATGGTTTCAGCAGCAACTGTAGCTGCATATCTTGCGGGAACTAGGGTATACTATGTAATGGAAGCATCAAAGCATAGAGGTGAAGAATTGGTAAAAGAACTCCCAATGCCTGTAATTCCTGAAAAAGATGACAAAGGAAATACATCAAAGATTACAAAGATTGTTTTAGAAAAAATTAAGAAATTAGGAAAATGCACATATTCTATGTTATTAGAAGAGGTAAGAAAAGATACTCGAGTAAAGAAAAACCAAAGAATTGAATATCATTTGGCAAAACTTCAAACAAATGATCTCATTACAGTTACTCGTGGATGGGAAAAACCCTCAAAAAACAAAATGACGGGAAAATCATTAGTGGATAACAAAAAAAATACTATTCAGCTTACCCCCTCAGGAGAATACTATGCAGAATTCTCTGATCTGCTAGGCAGCATATTGTAG
- a CDS encoding DUF2130 domain-containing protein, producing the protein MSNNLSEISEFKCPLCSKTLANTEYELAISQLEEKLQQNFDEKNSNQKEEFEEQISRLKKDYEKTIEENHRSHQIQLEQMQQDIEKSYKTQTELMQKNYDSILKQNEKQFVELEKQLKAVHKKEISEKGKEISQLKKEQEKFKKAAIDQANATYAQKERELYQTIQERDVQISRFAGEIESLKKQLQQSQSELKGEAGELDLYSSLTDAFPNDLFRRQKRGQSSGDVIQQIRIRGKSLDTPIVYDNKAANTVTKKDIEKAKKYQKIHGTNYVIIVSANLPKTSVPNGLFGTREGILLVHPSIVTEVAKQIRTGIIDVSKLSMGKEDQKSKQAKLYQFVMSSEFSMTIEDIAGINEKLYLLQTKEEKDHNTLWKTRRDLYDQLVKTYNDVTSGIESITQTDLDEITAEVLEK; encoded by the coding sequence ATGAGTAACAATCTATCAGAAATATCTGAATTCAAGTGTCCATTATGCTCAAAGACACTTGCAAATACGGAATATGAATTAGCTATTAGTCAACTAGAAGAAAAACTTCAACAAAACTTTGATGAGAAAAACTCTAATCAAAAAGAAGAATTTGAGGAACAAATCTCTAGACTAAAAAAAGACTATGAGAAAACAATAGAAGAGAATCACAGGTCTCATCAGATACAATTAGAGCAAATGCAACAAGACATTGAAAAATCATACAAGACCCAGACTGAATTAATGCAGAAAAACTATGATTCAATTCTAAAACAGAATGAAAAACAGTTTGTGGAGCTTGAAAAGCAACTCAAGGCAGTTCACAAAAAAGAGATCTCAGAGAAAGGAAAAGAAATCTCGCAATTGAAAAAGGAACAAGAAAAATTCAAAAAAGCCGCAATAGATCAAGCAAATGCCACATATGCTCAAAAAGAGCGTGAACTGTATCAGACAATTCAGGAAAGAGATGTTCAAATCAGCAGATTTGCAGGAGAGATTGAATCTCTCAAAAAACAACTCCAGCAAAGCCAATCTGAACTAAAAGGAGAGGCTGGCGAGCTAGACTTGTATTCGAGCCTGACTGATGCCTTCCCAAATGACCTGTTTAGAAGGCAAAAGAGAGGCCAATCAAGCGGAGATGTAATTCAGCAGATTCGCATCAGAGGCAAATCTCTTGATACTCCAATAGTCTATGACAACAAGGCAGCAAACACTGTAACCAAAAAAGACATTGAGAAAGCCAAGAAATACCAAAAGATTCATGGAACAAACTATGTCATCATAGTTTCTGCAAATCTTCCAAAGACTAGCGTTCCAAATGGATTGTTTGGTACAAGAGAAGGGATTCTTTTAGTTCATCCAAGCATTGTAACTGAAGTTGCAAAACAGATTAGAACAGGAATTATTGATGTCTCAAAACTCTCTATGGGTAAAGAAGACCAGAAATCAAAGCAAGCAAAACTCTACCAGTTTGTGATGAGTTCAGAATTTTCAATGACCATTGAAGACATTGCAGGAATAAATGAGAAACTCTACTTGCTGCAGACAAAAGAGGAGAAAGACCACAATACTTTGTGGAAGACAAGACGTGATCTCTATGATCAGCTAGTAAAGACATACAATGATGTCACTAGTGGAATAGAGTCTATCACTCAGACTGATCTAGACGAGATTACAGCGGAGGTTCTAGAAAAGTGA
- a CDS encoding PD-(D/E)XK nuclease family protein: protein MSTVQKQKEQSLTTEIDTPEGIVNFLEKRNGLYSKDYTSRYSVTELVGCQRKSLYKQLEVPQEELLEDTTLESMWATVRGDFLHNMTYAYKWREMDIEHYVPLENGKVATLAGRLDMYDWKTKTIIDLKTTKFVRWQIKQGFLPKPEHILQLQCYDTMFSDYMPVENLNIVYADMSDIVTYKVQKRDMTDWIKTRVQEIETAKDSNTIPKGEVSGLCKYCRYQTRCFDAGDGLTDKPLSTPKSKEASE, encoded by the coding sequence TTGAGTACAGTTCAAAAACAAAAAGAACAAAGTCTTACTACAGAAATTGATACTCCTGAAGGAATTGTTAATTTCTTAGAAAAAAGAAATGGATTGTATTCCAAAGACTATACTTCAAGATATTCAGTAACAGAATTAGTTGGATGTCAAAGAAAGTCACTTTACAAGCAGTTAGAGGTACCTCAAGAAGAGCTTCTGGAGGACACAACTCTAGAGTCAATGTGGGCTACAGTCCGTGGGGACTTTTTGCACAACATGACATACGCATACAAGTGGCGTGAAATGGACATTGAGCATTATGTTCCATTAGAGAATGGCAAAGTAGCAACATTAGCAGGACGTCTTGACATGTATGATTGGAAGACAAAGACAATCATTGATCTAAAGACTACAAAATTTGTAAGATGGCAAATAAAGCAAGGATTCTTGCCAAAGCCTGAACACATTTTGCAACTACAATGTTATGATACAATGTTCTCAGATTACATGCCAGTAGAGAATCTAAACATTGTCTATGCTGACATGTCAGACATTGTAACATACAAAGTGCAAAAGAGAGACATGACTGACTGGATAAAGACTAGAGTTCAGGAAATTGAAACAGCAAAGGACAGCAATACAATTCCAAAAGGAGAGGTTTCTGGCTTGTGCAAATATTGTAGATACCAGACAAGATGCTTTGATGCAGGAGATGGATTGACAGACAAGCCATTGTCCACTCCAAAGTCAAAGGAGGCATCTGAATGA
- a CDS encoding DUF4145 domain-containing protein, with amino-acid sequence MSKEQIDDLIWGKFESEIIDMKIPLHSSCHIPQTMAMDGAFALFNGFLTYLMLKLGYKPKLAKGYKGTLDDKSWWLNYLDEFDFMGLSYHSVDEDYSVPPFVFKQFFNESGKDITICLLLDWYSFYETNLALSKSKLDADSKYTHKLFYEFRNRNLTSYHVLDYMKDLQNEDFAKSHKLILRPDKLADFIIHLNEDYLDYQDFPNDVYTTEEWNKMSTIEQIGTYGKKELVFCNEDNFHHLLESASIQIPNVEFVTFSEFLQDKLIPEAQDWAEIRDAYIRRLKNSFVDTDDSKNFDRAKKFLRYAKNSLEKSSFRDSVINSSLAIEDTLSTFLNRSDLRLEEKIKELESNPDLGNHVINLHYIRNVRNRTVHASDFEVTEDIARHVLEMADQFLADIQK; translated from the coding sequence ATGTCAAAAGAGCAAATCGACGATCTGATTTGGGGCAAATTCGAGTCTGAAATCATTGACATGAAGATTCCTTTACACTCCTCATGTCACATCCCACAAACCATGGCCATGGATGGGGCATTTGCACTCTTTAATGGATTTTTGACATATCTTATGCTAAAACTAGGATACAAGCCAAAACTGGCTAAAGGCTACAAAGGAACCCTTGATGACAAATCCTGGTGGCTAAACTATCTTGATGAATTTGACTTTATGGGGCTAAGCTATCATAGCGTAGATGAGGACTATAGTGTACCCCCATTCGTCTTCAAGCAATTCTTCAATGAATCTGGCAAGGACATTACAATTTGCTTGCTATTGGACTGGTATTCATTTTATGAGACAAATCTTGCATTGAGCAAATCAAAACTAGATGCTGATTCAAAATATACTCATAAACTATTTTATGAATTTAGAAACAGAAATCTTACATCCTATCATGTTCTTGATTATATGAAAGATTTACAAAATGAAGATTTTGCAAAGTCACACAAACTTATTTTACGACCAGACAAACTGGCTGATTTCATAATACATCTTAATGAAGACTATCTTGATTATCAGGACTTTCCAAATGACGTGTACACAACAGAAGAATGGAATAAAATGTCAACAATTGAGCAAATTGGAACATATGGAAAAAAAGAACTAGTCTTTTGCAATGAAGACAATTTCCATCACCTTTTAGAATCTGCATCAATACAAATTCCCAATGTGGAATTTGTAACATTTTCAGAATTCCTTCAAGACAAACTGATACCCGAAGCTCAAGACTGGGCAGAAATTCGAGACGCATACATTCGCAGACTAAAAAATTCCTTTGTGGATACTGATGACTCAAAGAATTTTGACAGGGCAAAGAAATTCCTTCGCTATGCAAAAAATTCCCTTGAGAAAAGTAGTTTTAGAGATTCTGTAATCAACTCATCACTTGCTATAGAGGACACATTGTCCACATTTCTTAATCGTTCAGATCTCAGACTGGAAGAAAAAATTAAGGAACTAGAGTCAAATCCTGACTTGGGAAACCATGTCATAAATTTACACTACATCAGAAATGTTAGAAACAGAACCGTTCATGCAAGTGACTTTGAAGTAACAGAAGACATTGCAAGACATGTCCTGGAAATGGCTGATCAATTCCTAGCTGACATTCAAAAATAG
- a CDS encoding helix-turn-helix domain-containing protein, whose amino-acid sequence MMAIEYDSLEKIKELAKIDNILEEIVNLYEPKIKGEENNIKFLFCACISKNLPRDYRLHVIIASQSSGGKSNLVNTVLEPFKEDVLDFTEYTSAFLNRSMSDMDGMIFKMEQMEKTNDKKQVSLASMKFLLSEGKLRIGLVDKNEKGQNTPKTLEVNGIPVFISTSTNYNIDPETLNRTFLMQVDESEEQTKRIIDHVLGKYSSINYGSKWENNLQKLYEISQTYKEVSKQFKGIYIPFADKIRELIPSVNLTMRRDLPKILNLTCVIAFLNFAKRKKIPFDGGQYFYDKLQAHKMSSYYLIADPEDFKQALQIGGETIQQTLNKINSSSMDVYKTFMKLFNKNPLGGITVSDIANETQKSQNRTGELLKQLFDMGYLTRIKEGREYRYFPTEKKFENIQVDDIVFTEEELAVWLKSQGLSNSE is encoded by the coding sequence ATGATGGCAATAGAATATGACTCTCTTGAAAAAATAAAAGAACTAGCCAAGATAGACAATATTCTTGAAGAAATTGTCAATCTGTACGAGCCAAAAATAAAGGGAGAAGAAAACAACATAAAATTCCTCTTTTGTGCTTGCATCTCCAAGAATTTGCCCAGAGACTATAGACTGCATGTAATCATTGCCAGTCAGTCAAGTGGAGGAAAATCCAATCTGGTCAATACCGTCTTGGAGCCCTTTAAAGAGGATGTGCTTGACTTTACAGAGTACACCAGCGCATTTTTGAACAGATCCATGAGTGACATGGACGGAATGATCTTCAAAATGGAGCAGATGGAAAAAACCAACGACAAAAAGCAAGTCAGCCTGGCCAGCATGAAATTCCTGCTATCTGAGGGGAAACTGAGAATTGGACTCGTAGACAAGAACGAAAAAGGGCAGAATACTCCAAAAACGCTGGAAGTAAACGGCATTCCTGTCTTTATCTCCACTTCTACCAACTACAATATTGATCCTGAGACGCTAAACAGAACTTTTTTGATGCAAGTTGACGAGTCAGAAGAACAAACAAAGAGAATCATAGACCATGTTCTGGGTAAATACAGCTCAATAAACTATGGTTCAAAATGGGAAAACAATCTCCAAAAACTATACGAGATTTCACAAACCTACAAGGAAGTATCAAAACAGTTCAAGGGAATATACATTCCATTTGCAGATAAAATAAGAGAACTGATTCCAAGTGTGAATCTTACCATGAGAAGGGATTTGCCAAAAATTCTAAACCTCACTTGCGTAATTGCATTTTTGAATTTTGCAAAAAGAAAAAAGATTCCCTTTGATGGAGGTCAGTACTTTTATGACAAACTACAAGCACACAAAATGTCCAGCTATTATCTGATAGCAGATCCTGAGGACTTTAAACAAGCATTGCAGATTGGTGGTGAAACAATTCAGCAAACCCTAAACAAAATAAATTCATCATCAATGGACGTTTACAAAACGTTCATGAAGTTATTCAACAAAAACCCATTGGGAGGAATAACAGTATCTGATATTGCAAACGAAACTCAAAAAAGCCAAAACAGAACAGGAGAGCTACTCAAACAGCTTTTTGACATGGGTTATCTAACGAGAATCAAAGAGGGACGAGAATACAGATATTTTCCAACTGAAAAGAAATTTGAGAATATTCAAGTCGATGATATTGTATTTACTGAAGAAGAGCTGGCTGTGTGGTTGAAATCCCAAGGATTGAGCAATTCAGAGTGA